The genome window GTAAATGTGATTTCGTAATGGCGAATCCTCCGTTTAACGTAGATGGAGTGGATAAGGGTAAAGATGCAGTAAAAAAAGATGCACGTTTGTTATTTACAAAAGATGATAAAGGAAGTATCACACGACTTCTTCCCAAAAACGATAACGCAAATTATTTATGGATTCAATATTTTTACGGTTACTTAAAACCCACCGGACGTTCTGGTTTTGTAATGGCTTCCTCTGCAAGTGATGCAGGTCACAGCGAAAAAGATATTCGAGAAAAATTGGTCAAGACGGGTGCTGTTGATGTGATGATGGCGATAGGGAATAACTTCTTTTATACTCGATCACTTCCTTGCACTCTTTGGTTTTAGAAAGTCTGGATCAGGCAAGGAAAAGGATCAAGAAGAAAGGTGACAAAGTATTGATGCTCGATGCGAGAAAAATTTATCGGAAGGTAACTTCGAAGGTAAATGGTTTTAGCCCCGAGCAATTGCAGAACTTGATTTGTATTGTAAACTTATACAGAGGAAATACGAAGAAGTTTAAAGAGACTGTAAAAACCTACTTGGAAACGTCGTCTGGTTTAGCGAAAGAGACAAGTGAGGTTACTTTAGAATTGCAAAAACAATTTAAGAAAATTCATAAGATGTTGAGTGAATATTGTCAGAATCAGGATTTGCAGGATTTTGGGATGGACAGGATTAAGATTTTTGTTGAGGCAATCAAAGAAGTTGGAACGGAAGCAACTAGTGTATACGAAGAGCAAAATAAATTAATAGCAGAGATTAAGAAGTGTAAAACAACTATTGATAGTTTAGAAAAAATTGCCCATGAGTGTAAATCTTTGCGCAAACCGCAAGACAAACTTATCAAACAATTAATCGACGCAATTAACACAGGAAGTAAAATTAGGGATAATAAAGATCAGCCGCTCAGTAAATCGAAAGACTGGAAAGACTTAAATCTAAAAGAACAAATCGACGAATTAAAATCTCTCCAAGAACAGCTCAGCGGCAATCCCGAAGAGGAAGAGCCAGGACTTCTCCACGAAACGGAATACTTCTGGAAACAAGCTCATTGGCTAACAAGCCGTTTCCCCGATGGAACATATGTAGATATAGAAGGATTGTGCAAAGTAGTAACCCAAAAAGAAATTGAATCCAAAGATTGGTCTCTAAGCCCAGGACGTTATGTGGGAGTTGACACTAGCACAGACGAAGACTTTGACTACGAAGAAAGATTAAACGAAATTCATATCGAGTTAAACGGATTACACGAAGAAGCGAATATGCTTCAAAGATAAGGGCTGTCTGAATCAGGATTATCAGGATTTTAGGATGTTCAGGATGAAGATACAAAAAGTAATATTTAATACTAATCCTGCTAATCCATTAATCTTGAAAATCCTGATTCAGACAGGGGGATTTTGAGATGAAGTGGGAGAAATACTGCTTATCTGATATTATTCATATTAAACATGGCTGATTCAATAAGTGAGTTTTTTTTTGGATGAACCTACGGATGATATTTTATTGACCCCGAAATTTTTTGTAATGGTGGAGGCTTTAAATCACAAAAGTTAAAATACTACAATGAATTTCTTGTTGATTACATTTTAAATGAAAATGATGTTATTGTAACAATGACTGATTTGAGTAAGAAGGTGATACCTTTGGTTTTTCAGCTAAAGTCCGCTTGAATGGTAAACGGTTTTTGCATAATCAGAATTGGTTTAGTTAGTTTAAAGAAAGAGGAATTTGATATTAATTTTCTTCATTGGGTAATGCGAAATTACTCCTATCATTGGTAATTAGTGAACGAGACCGGTGGAGCAACAGTAAAACATACTTCTCCGACAAAAATTTGTTCGTATTCTTTTAATGCTCCTGAAAGTAAATCCACCCAGCGCAAAATAGCAAATATCCTCTCTGCTTATGATGATTTGATTGAGAACAATTTGAAGAGAATCAAGTTGTTGGAGGAGAAGGCGTTTTGCGGTATAAGATGATTGTCCGAGAGAAGTTGTTGAAAGTAAAATTAAAAGAAGTTGCTAGGGTAAATCAATCAACACTTAAAGGAAATTCAAATCTTGAAAAATTACTCTATGTAGATATTGCTTCTGTTTCAACTGGAAATATTGATAATAAAACAGAGTATGATTTAAAGGATGCTCCTGGAAGAGCCAAAAGAATTCTAAACCATGAAGATATTATTTGGTCGTGTGTTCGTCCTAATCGAAAATCGTATTCTTTCGTTTTCAAGCCCGAAGATAATTTAATTGCGTCAACAGGCTTTGCTGTTATTACTCCAAAGGAAATTCCTTCTACGTTTTTATATCAACTTACTATAACGAATGAATTTATTAGTTATCTTGAAAATCATGCAAAAGGGGCAACATATCCAGCAGTCACAGCGACAGATTTTGAAGAGGCAACTATCTATATTCCGCAATCTTCATCCATGATAGAATACCATGAAGAGATTTATAGACATTTTGAATTGAAAGATATTTTACAAAAACAAAACACCAAACTCCGCGAAGCTCGTGATATATTGTTGCCTCGGTTGATGAATGGGGAGATAGAGGTATAAGGAATGAGTAACGTTGAATCATTATTAAAGAGTAAATTATGTGATGTAGATGTTGCTGGCTTAAAAGCCATAAAAAAGGAGTATTTCGAGCTACTTATAGATAATCCATTTTCGAAAGCACCAACTTCAGGTAATTTCTATGAAATGATAAATTACTTCAAACGCAAAGATGAAACAAATCCAATTTGTATTGGTCCCTACAAAAATATTACTCCTTTTGAAGCAGCTAATCGCATAGCTAGTGATTTAGTCATTATTAATGGACTTTTACAATTAGAGAGAAACAATCCGAATTTAAAAGAAGCAAGTTTTATTCTTAGATTGGGAACAACACATAAAAAAGAGAAAGGTGATATTACCATTAAAATTGGCAATAATGAATTCGAAGGTGAAGCATTTAATGTTGCACCAAGTTTTTTAAAACAAAACTCAATAAGACTCTAAGAAGTGGAAAAAAACGACAAACTAAGATATATATTAATAAACAAAGATGCATTTGAAGAAATACATTTCAATAGTTTAGATGAAAGAGTAGTAAAAGTTGAAAAATGGCATGAGTAAACAAAACACCAACCTTCACGAAGCGCGTGATATATTGTTGCCTCGGTTGATGAATGGGGAAGTAGAGGTATAAAGGATGAGTAAAACAATAGATATAAATCCTTCAAAAAATCCTGAAGTTGGAACAATTTATGTAAATGATTTATTCAATAAGTTTGAAATATCATTTGTCATTCCTGATTACCAACGACCTTATACCTGGAATGAAAAACATTTATTAGATTTAATGAATGACTGGAAGGATCATTTTTTCATAGAAAACAAATTTAATGAAAATTCCATAGAATATTATTTTGGTACGATCATGGTTCATAAATCAGATGAAATTTATGAAATTATTGATGGGCAACAGAGATTGACAACTCTTCTAATAATGGACTTTATATGGAATGAGGAAAACTCTATATTAAAAAAGGAAAATTTTAAATTTAATTATAATTCGAATATATCGATAAAAAATATTAAACAAAATAGAAACTATTTAAAGGGATTTAAAGATAGCAATACATCTGAGTATTTTAATGAAATTTTAAAAAAACTTGTTTTTTCCGTAATAATAACCGACTCGGAAGACAAATCATTTGTATTTTTTGAAACCCAAAATAATAGAGGTGTTCCACTTGATGAAGTAGATTTTTTTAAATCCTTCCATTTAAGGGAACTAAAAACCAATTCAAAATACCTTCAATATTTTGCTAAGAAATTTGATCAAATAAATTCTTTTTATAGCTCAAATAAGAATAAGGGAGTATATGCGAAAACCTTAAATGATCTTTTTATTAAACAATTTTGGATTTTACGCTCTTGGTCAAAAAATAAATTAATATTTCCGGATAGAAGATTAATATTGAATTCTTTTCAAAAAGATACAAAAACCTTTGGTAGTATAGATGAAGTAAAATTATATCCATCTTCTAATAATAGCCTTGGTACTTCTTTGTTTTTCAATCAAGAAATGAAACCTGAAATTAGATCTACAATCAAATTGTATGGAGCAGAGTCTATTGATATTCCTTTTACAATAAATCAACCTATTCAAAGAGGAATTGGTTTTTTCTTTACACAGAGAAATATGCATCATTAAATAATTATTTATTTATAAATAATCAAATAGAGGAAATTAAGCAGATAAACTTAATTATCCCAAAGCTATACAATCTTGATTTTGTAAACTTATATCAATCTGCTGTAGTTCTTTATTATGATAAGTTTGGAAGGGAAAAAATTGAAGAATTTGCAAAATTATTTGAACACTATTTAGGTGCATTTAGAATGAACCGCTTAAGTATTGTTGAACAATCTTCAATTGTTTTACTTAGAGAATATGGAAATATATTACTCGATATATGGCATGGTTATCTACCAGGAGAAATATTAGAAATCCTTAAAAGTTACATTATGGAAAATTATTATAGTGATTTTAGATATGATTATAACTATGAAACAAAACAAAATATTATTTTGGATAAATTTGGAAATAAATTAACTAACGCTAGGCAAAATTATTATCAAATAATATATGAGTTTTACAATAATTCCATTGTAAATAATAATATTCAATTAACAGAAAAAAGGAATTTGATTAATGCAAGCCTTAATAAATAAAATTACAAACTTTTCAGAGTTAAATAATCAATCGAATATTCGCATTGGTTCTGGATTGCTCTCTTAAGGATATTGTTGAAAATGAAATTCAATTCAACATTCCAATATACCAAAGGCTATATGTCTGGAAGATAGATCAAATTAAAATTCTATTAGAAGATTTAAAAAATGCATTTCTAAATAATAATGAAGAGTTCTATTTTCTCGGTTCAGTGATGTTTTCAAATACGATCGATAGTAAAATTGATTTAGTTGATGGTCAGCAACGTTTTACAACCTTGTGGTTGATTTGTGATATATTAAGTGATATCGATGAAGAACTTAAAAACTTTACATATAATAATGAACCGAGAATTCTTTTTTCAATTAGGGATAGAGCACAAGCTTATTTAAAGGATAAAAATACATTTAAAGAATTTTTAAATGAAAAAGGAGAATTAATTGCAGGGGCTGAATTAGAAGTAAGTGAAATAATCCCTTTGGCATTAGGTAGAGAAATCATAGAAGAAACAATAAACAATTTTCAAAAGGATGAGAAATTTGATAAGTTAAAGTTTAGTAAATTTATATTTTCCAATGTCCAATTAACTTACACTATTATTCCTAAAGAATCTGATCTAAATAGAGTATTTGAGGCAATGAATAATCGAGGTAAACAATTAGAAAATCATGAAATTTTAAAATCAAGATTATTGGAAAAAATTGAAAAAGCTGAAAGAAACCAGTACGCAATGATTTGGGATGCCTGCTCTCAAATGAATTCATACATTGAGAATAATTTAAAAAATGTGAATAATTTTTCTTGGAAGGATATTTTTGGAAAGAAAGTTGATTTGGAAAATGAGTCTGAAAGTGATATTGATTTAGTTAATCTTGATATAATAACTCTATTAGCTAATAAAACTAAATCGGATGATTTTCCTTCTAAAAGTTTATTAGATATTCTTAATGATACATCTATCGAAAATGATTCGAAAAGAAATGAAATTTCAGAGATAGAATATTATAGTAAAAGTGTTAGGAGCATTATATCCTTTCCAACCTTTTTACTTCATACTTTAAGAGTATTTCAAATAATAAAGCATAATCAAGACTATAATTCATCTGAAATCAATGATAAAAAATTGTTAGATGTTTTTAATGTAAAAGAGTCTTTTTCAGATACCAAAGATGTTAAAAATTTTATTAAATTACTTTGGAAATTGAGAGTATTATTTGATAAATATGTAATAAAATGGATTTATAATGAAGATGAAAAGGAAGAATACCATTTTTTAGAGAAAATACAAATTTCTAAATCAATAATTAAAAATAAAGATGGGACGGAAAATGAAAATATAAGTGTTCAAAGAATTGAAACCACTGAAAAAGAATTATTAGATTTAATAAAACTTCAAGGAATGCTCTATCATTCGCAGGAAATGACAACTCAATATTGGTTAACACCTTTTTTATTTTTTCTTCAATCAAATGATAATTTAAACAGTAACAAAATTGTAGAAAAATTAGAGAAACTTGAAAATGCATTGTTTTACTCAGAAACAAATACAAGTAAATTAAAAGATAGAACATTTAAAATTAATTTTCTAAATGAAGCAAATTTTTTAGATAATCTTGTAAATACTAGGGAATATTTATCTGGGTTCCATGGTACAGGATATCCGAATTATATTTTCTATAAATTGGAATACATTTTATGGAAATATAGAGAATCAATTTGCAGGAGTTATAGTCTTGATCTTAAAAAATGGAATCGTTTTAGACTTACAGCAAAGAACTCAATAGAACATATATTTCCTCAGAAAACTAAAGATGAAAATGAACATATTATATACATTAAAGAAAATGAAATTTCAGAAATTAGTTTAAAAAATAAAAACCCATTAGATGATTTTGGTAATTTGGTTTTATTATCTCCTGGAATGAATTCTGAGTATAGCAATAAACCTTTTCAAGAAAAAAAAGGAAAATTTGATGCTAAACAAGAAATCGACTCTCTAAAATCTTCTATAATTTTTAAAAATACTTCTTGGAACTGGTCTTTAGCTAAGCAGCATAGAGATGATATGATTAATCTAATTGAGAAATATATAAATGAATTAAGGGACTAATGATGAAACTTAATCACAATAATCTTATCCCCAATACTGAGTCTTAATTATGCCCCAAAAAAAGAACCCTAATCCCAACGAATTCGACGAAACCCAATTATACACCACTCCAAATGGAAAGGGGAAAGTTGAAAAATTTTTTTGAATCAGGAGAACTAAAAGAAGAAGTGGTTAGTTCCATTTTGGAACAAACCACTCAACCATGGGGCATTAGAAGGAAAAGCGCACTAGAGATAAAAGTAAAATCCGACAAACCAGAATCCAGACAAAGAATACAATAAAATATAGAAAAGTAAGGTAAATAATTGAGTATACTATTGCCGAAAATAGAAGGAAGAGGTCAGTGCAAATTAGGTTGGATTTCGTTCTAAATGTGATGAGTTTTCTTTTTAAGATGGTATAGCCATAAATATTTTTCTTTGTTTGCATTTTTAGATTTACAATAAGTAAGGAAGCGACTCAAATATATAGGGAAGGAGGAATGAATGAATACAACAAATAAAACGATTCATATTGATATTGAGATACCCGAGAAGCTTTTTTTTCCCTTGGCGAAGATATTTTTTGCTTAGAGGCAACGTTAAATTATACGCTGCCATTTTTTTATTTCAATCTCATAAACTTTCATTAGGAAAATCAGCAGAGTTTGCAGGAGTTTCTAAAGATTATTTTTAGATTTATTAAATCAATATAAAATACCTATCATTGACTATTCCAAAGAAGATTTGGATGAAGAACTTCTTAGACTACAAGAATGTTAATAGTATCCGATGCATCTCCCTTAATTAGTCTTGCCTTATTGGATAAATTAGATCTTTAGAAAATCTATTCGATAAAGTATATGTCCCAGAAGAGGTATATAGAGAATTAACGCAAAAAGATAAACCTTATTCCGATAAATTTACAACTTACTTAGATGGTAAAGTAAAGAAAGTCAAAGACCTAACTTCAGTAAATATTTTAAAAAATGATATTGATGCTGGAGAAGCAGAAGCTATTGTTTTAGCCATAGAAGAAGGAATTAAAGATATTTTAATCGATGATAATAAAGGAAGAACAAAAGCTAAAATGAACGGATTAATTCCAATCGGAATCGTTGGTATATTATTGAGAGCGAAGCAGAAAGGACTGATAAGTGAAATCAAGCCTTATCTAGATAAACTAATGAACAATAAAAGAAGAATTTCACAACATTTATATGACCATGTGATTTTTCTTGCAAGTGAAAATAGGTAGTAAATAAAATCATGACATCCCAATACTCCGAAGACAACCTAATTGAGCAAACGGCAATTGATTTATTTAAAGTTCAATTGGGATGGCAGGTCGAACTTGCTTTTAACGCTGAAACTTTCGGTGCAGGAAGTATGCTCGGTCGTGAGAATAAAACAGAAATACTTCTTAGAAAAGTATTTTTAGATAAGTTAAAAGAGTTTAATCCTAATTTACCCCGAAAGCCTATGATGAGGCATACAGTAAATTATCCGAAGCAAGGTGTCACTAAAGTCACTCTCAGAAATCAATTTTGAAAAATACAATATGCTAAAGAATGGAATTCAAATTGATTTTATTAACGAAAAAAGGCGAGCAAATAAAAATAAAACTCTCCGAGTATTTGATTTTGAAAATCCAGAGGCTAATAGCTTTTTAGCCGTTCGACAATTATGGATTCAAGGAAAAAGCAATCGGGAGCGAAGACCGATATAATTGGTTTTGTGAATGGAATACCTTTACTCTTTATCAGCTTAAGCCGCACATCGTAAATTAGAATCTGCGTATAACGATAATTTTACCGATTACAAGGATGTAATCCCAAACTTGTTTTATTATAATGCATTTGTCATCTTGAGCAATGGAATTGAAAGTCGGATAGGAAGTGTCACAGGTAAGTATCAACATTTTCATGAATGGAAACGTATCACAGAAGATGATGAGGGAATTGTTGCTTTAGATAGAATCATTCTTGGCGTTTGTGATAAAAAAAGATTTTTAGATCTCTTTGAAAATTTCATTCTATTTGATACATCTTTAGGAAAGCAATCAAGCTAATCGCCCGAAACCACCAATTTATTGGAGTAAACAAAGCCATTGAAAATATCCAACATAAAAATAATCTGTATCAGCTAGGAAAAATAAGTTTAGAAGAAAAACAAAAACTCGGAGTCTTCTGGCATACACAGGGAAGTGGGAAATCCTATTCCATGGTTTTCTTTTGTCAAAAAATCCATCGCAAGTTTACTGGTAGCTATACATTCTTAATAGTCACAGATA of Leptospiraceae bacterium contains these proteins:
- a CDS encoding restriction endonuclease subunit S, translating into MRYKMIVREKLLKVKLKEVARVNQSTLKGNSNLEKLLYVDIASVSTGNIDNKTEYDLKDAPGRAKRILNHEDIIWSCVRPNRKSYSFVFKPEDNLIASTGFAVITPKEIPSTFLYQLTITNEFISYLENHAKGATYPAVTATDFEEATIYIPQSSSMIEYHEEIYRHFELKDILQKQNTKLREARDILLPRLMNGEIEV
- a CDS encoding DUF262 domain-containing protein, with product MSKTIDINPSKNPEVGTIYVNDLFNKFEISFVIPDYQRPYTWNEKHLLDLMNDWKDHFFIENKFNENSIEYYFGTIMVHKSDEIYEIIDGQQRLTTLLIMDFIWNEENSILKKENFKFNYNSNISIKNIKQNRNYLKGFKDSNTSEYFNEILKKLVFSVIITDSEDKSFVFFETQNNRGVPLDEVDFFKSFHLRELKTNSKYLQYFAKKFDQINSFYSSNKNKGVYAKTLNDLFIKQFWILRSWSKNKLIFPDRRLILNSFQKDTKTFGSIDEVKLYPSSNNSLGTSLFFNQEMKPEIRSTIKLYGAESIDIPFTINQPIQRGIGFFFTQRNMHH
- a CDS encoding DUF262 domain-containing protein, yielding MVLDCSLKDIVENEIQFNIPIYQRLYVWKIDQIKILLEDLKNAFLNNNEEFYFLGSVMFSNTIDSKIDLVDGQQRFTTLWLICDILSDIDEELKNFTYNNEPRILFSIRDRAQAYLKDKNTFKEFLNEKGELIAGAELEVSEIIPLALGREIIEETINNFQKDEKFDKLKFSKFIFSNVQLTYTIIPKESDLNRVFEAMNNRGKQLENHEILKSRLLEKIEKAERNQYAMIWDACSQMNSYIENNLKNVNNFSWKDIFGKKVDLENESESDIDLVNLDIITLLANKTKSDDFPSKSLLDILNDTSIENDSKRNEISEIEYYSKSVRSIISFPTFLLHTLRVFQIIKHNQDYNSSEINDKKLLDVFNVKESFSDTKDVKNFIKLLWKLRVLFDKYVIKWIYNEDEKEEYHFLEKIQISKSIIKNKDGTENENISVQRIETTEKELLDLIKLQGMLYHSQEMTTQYWLTPFLFFLQSNDNLNSNKIVEKLEKLENALFYSETNTSKLKDRTFKINFLNEANFLDNLVNTREYLSGFHGTGYPNYIFYKLEYILWKYRESICRSYSLDLKKWNRFRLTAKNSIEHIFPQKTKDENEHIIYIKENEISEISLKNKNPLDDFGNLVLLSPGMNSEYSNKPFQEKKGKFDAKQEIDSLKSSIIFKNTSWNWSLAKQHRDDMINLIEKYINELRD
- a CDS encoding DUF3368 domain-containing protein — protein: MNGLIPIGIVGILLRAKQKGLISEIKPYLDKLMNNKRRISQHLYDHVIFLASENR